The Sulfurospirillum halorespirans DSM 13726 genome has a window encoding:
- a CDS encoding CreA family protein, which translates to MVRLAMAFICFGSSVLAEEIGSVNTAFVLLGANHKIVIEAFDDPKIPGVSCHLSRAKTGGIKGSFGIAEDTADASIACRQTGVIALSAEIQSKKSDGERVFKESTSLLFKHVQVVRFYDAKRNTLIYLTYSDKLIDGSPKNAISTVQITNSIFEK; encoded by the coding sequence ATGGTTCGTTTAGCGATGGCTTTCATCTGTTTTGGCTCATCCGTTTTAGCAGAAGAGATTGGCTCGGTCAATACGGCTTTTGTGTTACTCGGGGCTAATCATAAAATTGTGATAGAAGCGTTTGATGACCCCAAAATACCAGGTGTTTCGTGTCATCTTTCGCGTGCAAAAACGGGCGGTATCAAAGGCTCTTTTGGTATCGCGGAAGATACGGCGGATGCTTCTATCGCGTGCAGGCAAACAGGCGTTATTGCATTGTCTGCGGAGATTCAGTCCAAAAAGAGTGATGGCGAACGTGTCTTTAAAGAGTCAACATCGTTACTGTTCAAGCATGTGCAAGTCGTTCGATTTTACGATGCAAAACGCAATACGCTTATCTACCTGACGTACTCCGACAAACTCATTGATGGCTCACCCAAAAATGCGATTTCAACGGTACAGATCACCAATAGTATTTTTGAAAAATAA